aattttcttcttcaatgcATTGTCAAACTGGTCAACAAACTCCTTCAAGTTGGTCTTCGCATGGACGTAACCatcaaaaaaagcattcataCTCTCGCTTCGCTgtgttgtactcattccagcccaaaagtGCTCTTTTAGGAAAACCGGTACCCAATGCTCACGCTCATTGTATAAACTTGTCAACCATGCATTCTCATGTAAGTCGTATGTGTTAATAAAACCGGCCCAACAGTTTTCAAACTCCTGAACAGTTTGTGTGTCGTACACACATTTCATCAGCTCGGTTTTCAGCCCACTTCTATAGGTGGCATACGATCCAAGCTTCTCGGGGACTTTCTTAAGTATATGCCAAAGGCAAAATCTATGTCGACTTTCAGGAAAGACAAtagcaattgcatttttcattgctctGTCTTGATCAGTGATAATTGCCTTTGGCGCTATTCCATCCATACACTGCAACCATGTTTGGAACAGCCATGTAAATGTCTCCGTGTCCTCATTGAAAATCAATCCAGCTGCTAACAGAATCGACTGCCCGTGATGGTTTACACCGACAAAAggtgcaaagggcatcccatacctattagtcaggtatgtggtgtcgaatgtcaCGACATTACCAAAATACTAATAAGCAGCCCGACTTCGTGGATCTgcccaaaaaacattttttaaccGCCCGTCATCGTCTAAATCCATCAACGCAAAAAAGCCGTTATTCTTGTACTGCATTCTCATAAAATAGTCACGAAGTGCTCCAGCACCACCTGCACCAAGTCGCAGATGACGGGCTTTGTCGATGTAATTGCGacaatccttttccaaaaaAGGGAGGTTCTCAAAGCCACCTGCGCCAACCACAAGAGATCCATAACTCTTGTTCATTCGGATGCCAGCTAAATCATTTGTGTCTAAGACTCTTTTAATAGTTTCACTAACTGCTCTATTGCATCGAAAGAAGCGGGATTTTTTAGGGCTGATTACATGATTATGTGTATTATTCACTGTTGTCAACCGCATCTTCCCCTCAATTCTTAGTGCATTAATCCGGGCCTTACAATCCGTCTTTCCCGTCGGACGTGGGTTTGCAGGATTAGAACTCTTAATCCGGGCCTTCCCTCCCCGTGCACAACCAAGAGTAACATATCTCACACCGTGATCGTCAGAcctctcactcctttgtgtcatcaccccaaacccaCATCTTTTTGCATACTGCTTATAATAGCTCAACAGATCTTCAAACGAATTGAACTCCATCCCTGATTTTGgctcttcaaaaatatcatCACCATCTGACGATGTCACTACATGTGGTGTACCAGGGGAAACAGGTTCATTTACAGTCTCAACTGGTCTATCCAACAGTATTTCTTCATCAACTCTAGCGGCGGAAGTACATGGTGCTTCAGTTTCAAATGTGTCCGGTCTATCCTCTTCAGCAAATCTTGCGCTCGTCGCGGCGCTTGTACTCATAAATGGCCTTGGAGGTCCCATTCCATATTGAAATGCATATCCAACGTTTTGCTTCacaggaaagaaataaaatataaataatataaattataaattcatgcaACTTGTAGGAAAAGCACCACAATGTTGCTTACGTGATAATTGCCATCTACATACGGCATGAAAGGTGGTGACCATGCAGGAACTGGTCCAAAATAACCATGCATGGGCGTTGGAAAGTTTTGTAGACTAATTTGACTGATACCCtaacataaaagaaataataataattaggatGCTAAATAATTGAGTTGCATTGCATTaggtttttaaattataaaataacatactGTGGTTGGGTGATTTGAGCTAAATGGTGTTAAGGTAGATGCTTGTTCTTCCGCTTTTCCCATGGCCTGTACAAGTTGTTCACTAATATGATCACATTTCATGAAGCAGTTGTGAACCAAGCATAATAAAACTTTACtgttttcatttaaaaacaaatgaCAATTACTAATCAATTATCACATCTTACATTTGGAGTTAAAACCTTCATGTTTCTCAGccatgattttattttcttattacaaAACTTGTACATCACACcctcaacattttcaatttaaagtagaaaaatatggccaattataacaataataataaattctcaattatCATGAgtcttgtaatttatttttccttatgtCAAACAAAAATGCCGACAATTTTCACTTCAAacccaaaaggaaaaaacaaatttgAGCCACATTGAAAGGGGACTTGATAATGGCATGTCCATAGCTGCATGGTGATTATACAcaatttgtttccaaatgttTAAGTAGACTTATCACcatcaattttaaaatcctcaACCATTAGCATTATGCAATTAGTTCAATTTATTGGTACAGTTTTAACCAATAAAAAACACTCgaaggtatttttttaacaacaaTTCTACACTTGTATTCAATCTTTTGCAccagaaaattattaaatttttcaatcatctaacTAAACAACAACTGTAAACAACATTTTCTGAAAACATCTTTTTGTTCCTCATATTAATGCTCCAACATCTCACTTTACATTGTTAATGCAAATGCCACGACACAGACCCACATAGCCACATATATATCTACCGTCCATGAGTTCTGGACCGAAACTGAGCACGTTTCATGCAATTTATATACCAGGAAAATCaaactttttttcaaacataTGATGTTGGTTTTCCGATCGATGGTGGATAGAGAACCTGGCTGTGGTGGTGCCGACGGCAGCCTTAGATCATGACCCACGAAACGCAGCCCGACCCACGAACTGCCAACCCACGTCGCTGACCCACTGTCGCTGACCCGAGGTGATGGCCCACGAAGCTGACCCGAGGTGATGGCCCACGAAGCTGACCCGAGGTGATGGCCCACGGATCTGACTCAAACTCAGCCCACCAAGCTCACCCAAACAAGCCTCAGCCTTGACCCACCCAACGCAACCGGCCTGAACTAAACCCACCCAAGCAAAACAGAGGCCCAACGGTGCTTTCAACCGATCTGCACCCACGACGAACTGAAGAAGCCGGGATTGACAAAATGGGGGAAAGTTTCTCTTCGGTCTCAGTCGCACACCAGAAGCGGGAAAATATTTGCCGAAATGATGAATATCGAtcaatttcttccattttacttcggtcgttttttttttttttctctctctctctccggctGACGTGGCGTCAGGCCACGTCACCGATTGCATGGCGATTACATTTCCCGACTGAGTGTAGAATTGTTGctactcaaataaaaaaaaagtagaaagtaGAACATGAGGTGTCCCTCTTTCCGTACCAAGTGATGTGGAATTATCTCAGCAAAGGAAAAAGTTGACCAGCCTGCAGCCTCTGAAGATCATTTCCACGAGTAAAGAAAAAAGCACGACATTGCCGTTCAAGATTCCTTACGGCGATGCTAAGTAAAGAAAAAGGTATCTGATAGTTTGTGTTTTGAGTAGGGCTGAAAGTCGAACGGTCCGGACcggaaaaaccgaccggaccggtcatttttggaccggaccggaccggaccgaatgagtcCGGTCCGATCccggtccaatttttaagggaccgaaggtattcggtccggtccggtcccggtccgggggtttttcaccccggaccggaccgaatagattaaaaaaaaatattattatttatataatagttgaattactaatagtctaaatcattgtaagtctataactatattatatatatatttagtatcaatgtattactatattctttaatatataactattaactataatatatagtactagtataaccgatcaaaaaaaaatatagtactagtatatatattaatgtattaacatattataaaagttatagtataaattataatatatcatatatttgtaaatttataatagtattagtatagttaacttaatatgtaatatgttagcattaaatcactataactacatagaatattagtaataagagtattactattatttaatataatattacatatattatcactatcattacatatatttattagttatagtattagtactaatagactaatagtattagttattaatattacatatagttacatatattactattattactattattattacatgatatagttacatatataattatcactattactaatagtagtagtgtattactaatatatataatagtatagtatatgtatatatattaaatatgtcacaatataattacataagtattaaacaaaatgtcattgaaaaaaaaaaaaaaaactcataggatggaccgaacggaccgaccggaccggaccggaccgaacgaagttcggtccggtccaggg
This genomic interval from Carya illinoinensis cultivar Pawnee chromosome 10, C.illinoinensisPawnee_v1, whole genome shotgun sequence contains the following:
- the LOC122278411 gene encoding protein FAR-RED IMPAIRED RESPONSE 1-like — encoded protein: MGPPRPFMSTSAATSARFAEEDRPDTFETEAPCTSAARVDEEILLDRPVETVNEPVSPGTPHVVTSSDGDDIFEEPKSGMEFNSFEDLLSYYKQYAKRCGFGVMTQRSERSDDHGVRYVTLGCARGGKARIKSSNPANPRPTGKTDCKARINALRIEGKMRLTTVNNTHNHVISPKKSRFFRCNRAVSETIKRVLDTNDLAGIRMNKSYGSLVVGAGGFENLPFLEKDCRNYIDKARHLRLGAGGAGALRDYFMRMQYKNNGFFALMDLDDDGRLKNVFWADPRSRAAY